A segment of the Cricetulus griseus strain 17A/GY chromosome 6, alternate assembly CriGri-PICRH-1.0, whole genome shotgun sequence genome:
TTTCAGCTTGTGCCCCTCAAATGACGGATGTTAATCAGAATTTGGAGGATATCTGAATACAGACTCTGAGCAGAATGCTCCTAATGTAGTGAAGAATATAATGGGATAGCTTTATGAGAAGGCACCTAGTGTCCCTGGAATGTCTTGGTCATCTTGCATAGATGAGATGCATAATGTGTTAAATTACAACTGGAGGGGGTTGAAAAGATGACTTAATCCTGTATTTTTTTAAGAGGTGTTTCTTTATGATGTGTGTGGGATGGTGTGCATGCCACAGGTTATGCAGAGATATCACAAGACAACTTTGTGCAAACATTCTTCTTCTATCATGGGTTccgggaatagaactcaggttaCCAGGTTTGCGCAGCAAGCTCTctactctgagccatctcactggtcctagTCCTATATTTTTAAcaagtggttttattttatttttttcctgaattaTCAACACACCATATTTGTACACACCTACGAGAGGCAATGTGCTACTTTGGTTCATTGCACGTTGGACAGTGATCAACTCGGGGTAATTAGTGCATTAATCTACCACCTTAAAATTTCACTATTTCTTTATAATAAGTACATCCATTTCCTCTAACCATTTTGAGAAGTATGGGACATAATTATCTTCATTCTGCTGTGTCAAGAGCCAGCAGGACTAAATTTCCCTATCCTATCCAACAATAACATTGTTTCCACCAGCCCAGCCTCTGCTAGGCCCGGTCTATGTTCAATGTCTACAAGatgagtttttttctctttttctttcttttcatttatgtgtgtggcatatgcatgggtatgtgtttgtatgtgtgtacacatgcatgggGGTATATGACCACATGTATGTGGATatatatggaagccagaggtcagctctccatcttattttttttttaagatagttgCTCACTGAACATGGGGCTCACTGATTGGGTAAGATTATTAGAAGGCCAGCcagtcccagagatcctcctctctctgccaccTCCCTTGTGCTGGAATCACTGATGCACACTGCAACACGTAGCCTCCATCCTTTTGCTTGGGGTCAGATTCAGATCCCCATGCAGAACAAGTACTTTATAGACAGAGCCATCCAACAtcccactttaaaaattatattagtgctgggtgttggtggctcacacctttaatcccagaactctggaggcagagacagaggcaggcggatctctgtgggtttgaggtcagcctggtctacagagcaagtgccaggataggctccaaagctacacaaagaaaccctgtctcaaaaaaacaaaaaataaataaatttatggttttcataatgaggtgtgtgtgtgtgtatgtgtgaatgcactTTGTTCTAATTTGTCCTCTGCCACTGCCCTCCCCTTTCCACCTTAAAGGTGAATTATCAATACGGAGTTAAATATTGATAAGGATATTTATTAGGGAGGGCCCTACTTACTCAGAACAGCCTAGCCAACCGGCAAGTAACGAGGTAAGTAGAACAAGccgaagaagaaggggaagaaggggctCCCAGGTGTGTggccctcactcttaaacctccctctagtcaccctgaccacaccctagaGGGCagggccaggcacacctgtaaccagccctgAGCAGGCGTGGTTAGGGTGTCCCCTACACCACCTTCATACTAATCTCCACCCTCATGTACtcttcccttctgctttcatatcacatgtattccatctcctttcctcctccccacaaTCTTTTCTTCACCTTTTATGGTCTTCTTTATGGTTTCATGACCtgtacacaaatacatgcacacacataaacacacacacacacacacacacacacacacacacacacacacacacacacacacacacacacacacacccctcaaagCTGGATCTTACATATTAGagaaaatatgcaatatttgcctttctgtgtttggcttatttcacttgacaatttcattttcctacaaaatcataatttcattttctttactatAAAATGTCACCTATCAAATCAGCACTAGGTATCACTAGTCGGTAAGGATAAACAATAtaaatacttttctatttttaaattttttctaaagattttttacttttttatgcatatgtatgagtgcctgcctgcatacatgtacatcatgcatgtgcagtgcctgcagaggccagaagagggcatcagatccctgggactggagttatcaccacttgtgagccaccacgagagtgctgggaaccaaatctggctGCTCTCCAAACTTTTACCCGCATGGCTTCGCCTCGGATGCCAGCATGCACAGACAGGGAACACTGCCTCGTGGTCCTAATGCTTTCCATGACCACGCACAGCACGGCCTTCCTGCTGCTCCTTGATTGGCGGATCAAACTGTGGTCAAAGTTAATTTTtctagaataaaattttaaaaaagacacatgCACAAGATGTTTTAATATGTGGTTATACAGAATTAAAGGTACCTGTTGTGTTATTTGTGGTCCATCTTAACTCACTGTGACTCGAGGCAGTTATAATGCAAATCAGAAAATATAAATCATTTAACAAATTTGCCTCTCCTGTCAatggtttttcttattttatagagTGCAGGCATGGCTGTACTTTTGTAgaactggggactgaacccagggccttgtgcatataggcaagtgctctatcaccaAGCCACCTCCCAGTCACCCACCCCCTCTTTATTTAGACAGATCCTCAATAATCTGCCCAAGAAgaacttgaactcactatatagcccaaacaggcttgtgattctcctgtcttacTCTCCCAAATatctgggattactggcatgtaCAACCACACCTGACTCTCCTGGTTCTATGGaatgttcttttctgtctgttgAGAGTCTATTGGAAACACAGATCATATTATTTCAATTGATTAATTTAGCAAATTATGTAGAACCAGAGTGATGTTTTGTGAAACAACTAAAAATGCTTATCAAATGAGTTTTTATTGGGTTGGGGTACTAATTAGGCACTAACATGTAGGTCGTTCAAATGaagggaaaatatttattaacttCTAAAACACAACCAAAATGTTTTAAGCATTCTTTGCAATGGAGTTGATACAGTTAAATCATTTAATGAGAATACAGTGGTACACAAGGATCTTTGTACTGACCGAGCAGTAATTTCCTTGAGTAATGTTGATACTTCTACTTCATGTTTGGTTACCACACCAAATGAAGCTTTGACTGCGATGGAATCAGATCCAGTAACATTAATCCCAACATCATTCACAATATGGTTGCTTCGCCTTCCATAGAGGGAGACATCTGACTCATCTTCATAATTCAGTAACTGATAAGATGAAATGCCTTAGGAGAAGGAACTTAATAGTTTTAAATGTCTCAAATTCATCTTAGACTTTATGTAGTATCATGTTAACATTACTGAAAAATTCTTTTGCCGAGATGTTAATTCGACAGCATTTCCAAACACATGAGAAGTAGCATTTCAGGCAATTTTACTACAAAAATATTAcagaatacttaaaaaaaaaaaaacctcaaattctCTGTTCAGACAACAGAATACATATACATCAATCAAGATCCATGGGTAgctgaaacaaaaacaagtgtCCATAGCTAATGACTAGCCATCAGGCCTATTTTATAATCTAGCAGTTCAGGgttgggaggtggctcagttggtaaagagcttgcttgTAAGCTTGAAGGTCTGAATTTAataccccagcacccacatttttaaaaattgagtttaCCTATTGTAATAAACTGTAAAATAATCTCTTTCAGTTATTGATCATGTGAAATGGGTAAGACCAAATAATATCCTATACTATACAGGACAAAATACACCGTTTTCTTGGTCTATTTAGTTAAAAACAACTTATAATTGGGTTTAAAATTAAGCAATAAGAGATTTGAAGCTATAAACACTTAAGCATTGTTCTTCTTAACGATACTACTACCACATAAAGGttgattttattcttaaaatgtgtattattaatataattaatcTATACAACCTCCATTAGGTTATTACTGATACAGCCCCATGGAGAGTCACTCCCAAACATTTAAACTTACCAGCTGAAATGTCTCGATCTCCTAGTAGGACATCTTTAAGCGTGAAAGGCGTTGAGGTAAATTTGTGTCTAGGAAACAGAAAACACCGCTTCTTTTTAACCACCAGACTCAGGGGCTGGTACTTGTCCGCTTCGCTGAGGCTCGGAACAGGCACTAATCTCCCTCCATCTCCAACTTGCTTAACAAAGCTCTTGGTAGCAGCAGCAAACATATT
Coding sequences within it:
- the Pjvk gene encoding pejvakin isoform X1 — translated: MFAAATKSFVKQVGDGGRLVPVPSLSEADKYQPLSLVVKKKRCFLFPRHKFTSTPFTLKDVLLGDRDISAGISSYQLLNYEDESDVSLYGRRSNHIVNDVGINVTGSDSIAVKASFGVVTKHEVEVSTLLKEITARKINFDHSLIRQSRSSRKAVLCVVMESIRTTRQCSLSVHAGIRGEAMRFHFMDEQNPKGREKAIVFPAHTTIAFSVFELFIYLDGAFDLCVTSVSKGGFEREETTTFAMFYRLRNILFERNRRVMDAISRSQLYLDDLFSDYYDKPFSMTDISLKEGTHIRVNLLNHNIPKGPCILCGMGNLKRETVYGCFQCSVDGVKYVRLHAVPCFDIWHKRMK